The segment CCGCGAGACGGGGCTGAGGGTCGGAGACGCCATCCGGCTCGCGGTGGGCACGACCCCCGCCTCGTACAAGATCACCGGCATTGTCGACCCCGTCGGCCGCCAGGTGTCCGTCTTCTTCACCGACGCCAGGGCCGCGGAGCTCGCACCGCGCCCGGACCGGCTGACCGTCGTCGGGGTGCTCGCCGAGCCCGGTACGGACGCGGGGGCGCTCGCGGACCGGATCGCGAAGGCCGTGCCCGGCACGGACGTCCGCACCGGACGCGATATCGGCGATGTCGAATTCCTCGACGTCGGGCAGTCCCGCGGCTTCCTCATCGGCCTCTCCACGGCCTTCGGCGGTACGGCGCTGGCCGTCGTCGTCTTCGTGGTCTCCTCCACCCTGGGCCTGGGCGTCCAGCAGCGCCGCCGGGAGCTGGCGATGCTGCGGGCGATCGCCGCGACGCCCCGCCAGATCCACAAGCTGATCGGCGCCGAGACCCTGCTGGTGTCCGTGGTGGGCTCGGTGCTCGGCGCCGCCCAGGGCTTCCTGGTCGCCGACTGGCTGCGGGCCGCTTTCGCCGCGATCGGTGTGCTGCCCGCCGACTTCGACCTGGCCGTCAATCCGCTGCCCGCCGTCGGCTCCGTACTGCTGTGCGTCCTCGGCGGACGGCTCGCCGGATATCTCGCGGCCCGGCGGATAGCCCGGATCAAGCCGGTGGACGCGCTGGGTGAATCGCTGACCGAACCGCCGAGGCTGGGCCGCGTACGGCTGCTGTCGGGTCTGGTGCTGATCGCGCTGGGACTGGCGACGGCCGTCGTCCTGCCCCTGGTGGTGCCCGGGGAGGCGGCGCTCGCCGGGGCCGGCGGTTCGCTGCTGGTGCTGATGATCGGCGGGGCCCTGATCGGTCCGGTGCTGGTCAAGGCCGTGGCCCGGCTCCTCGGTCCACTGCTCTCCCGGTCCCCCGTCAGCGGCTATCTCGCCGCGGCGAACAGCGTCGCCAACTCCCGCCGACTGAGCGGTGCCGTGGTGCCGCTGGCCCTCGGAGCGGCGATGGCACTGCTCCAGATCTCCCTGCTGAGCACCACCCAGGCGGAGGCGAAGCGGCAGACCGCGGACGGGATCACAGCGGACTACGTCCTCACCACGGACCGTACGGGCACCGGACTGTCGCCCGAACTGACCGACACCGTCCGCGCCCTGCCCGGAGTGGCCGCCGCGATGCCGGTGACCCGCTCTCAGGTGCTGCTGAACCACCAGGAGGGCGAGGTGTCCCGGGCCGAACCCCTCAGCGCGCAGGGCATCGACCCGGCCGGTCTCCGGGGGACGCTCGACCTCGACGTACGGGAAGGAGATCTGACCGGCCTCTCCGGTGACACCGTGGCCCTGAGCCGGATGGCCGCGGGCACCGCCGGGCTCGGCGTCGGCGACACCGCCGACCTCCATCTGGGCGACGGGGTACGGAAGAAGCTGAAGGTGGTCGCGGTCTACGGGAACGGGCTCGGCTTCGGCGATGTCACCCTCCCCCACCAGCTGCTGATCCGGCACACCACCAACGGCCTGAACAGCACCCTGCTGATCACCGCCGGGGAGCGGGCGGACGACCCGACGGCGGCGGGCACGGCACTCGGCGAACTGGCCGAGCGGACCCCGGCGCTGACGGTGGAGACCGTGGACTCCTTCGCCGCCGCCCAGCAGGGCGCGGACTCCGGGCAGTCGTGGACCAGTCTGATCGCCAACGGTGTGCTGCTGCTGTACATCCTGATCGCGGTGGTGAACACGCTGGTCATGACGGTCACGGCACGCGGCAGGGAGTTCGCGATGCTCCGGCTGATCGGCACCACCGCCCGGCAGACCCGGCGGATGATGTTCATGGAGTCCTGGGTGGTGGTCCTCACGGCGCTGGCGCTGGGCACCCTGATCTCCCTGCCGCCGATGATCGGCAGCGCCCTGGCGCTGACCGGCCGGCCGGTACCGCATGTGGAGCCCGTGGTGTGGTTCGCGGTGGCCGGGTCCGTGGCCCTGCTGGGCTGGCTGTCCACCAGCCTGCCGACCCGCTCGGCGCTGCGGGCGGAACCGGTGGCGGCGGCGGGCGTACGGGACTGAGCCGTACGCCATCCGCGACCGGAACCGGAACCCAAGGGACCGGGGCCTAACTAAGGGACCGGGACGCCCGACTCCGTCGCTCCGCCGATCCGTCTGCGGGCGGGGTGACGGTCCCGGGCCGGACGGGAGACCGCACCCGCCGGACCCGGAAGAGATAAGGGGCGGGGGCCGCTGCCACGGCCCCCGCCCCTGTCCTGTTATCAGGGGACGGGAACGGGACCGGGCTCAGGAGCGGGTCGTCGACGGCGAGTTCAGATACGCCAGCACCGCCAGCACCCGGCGGTGGCCGCTGTCGCCCTGCGGTGACAGCCCCAGCTTCAGAAACACATTGCCGATGTGCTTGCTCACCGAGCGTTCGGTGACCGTCAGCAGTGAGGCGATGGTCGTATTGTCCCTGCCCTCCGCCATCAGCTGGAGGACCTCCCGCTCGCGCGGCGTCAGCGAGTCGAGGGGATCGTCGAGGCGGCGGTTCATCAGCTCCGTGACGACCTCGGGGTCGAGCGCCATGCCCCCGGCCGCGACCCGTTCGAGGGCGTCGAGGAACTCGTCGACCCGGCCGATCCGGTCCTTGAGCAGATAGCCGACGCCCGCCGCGCCGTCGCCGAGGAGTTCGGCGGCGTAGGTCTCCTCCACGTACTGCGACAGCACCAGCACCGGCAGACCGGGAAGCTCGCGCCGTGCGGTGAGCGCGGCCCGCAGCCCCTCGTCGCGGAAGCCCGGCGGCATCCGGACGTCGAGCACCGCCACATCGGGGCGGTGGCCGAGGAGCGCGGGAAGGATCTCGGGGCCGGTCGACGCGACGGCGGCGACCTCGTGCCCGGCGGACGTCAGCAGCAGGACGAGCCCCTCCCGCAACAACGCGTTGTCCTCGGCGATCACCACACGCACGGCAGCTCCACTTCGATCACGGTCGGGCCCCCGGCGGGGCTGGTCACATCCACGGTCCCGTCCAGCGCGGCGACCCGGCGGCGGATGCCGGTCAGTCCGCTGCCGCCCGACTCGTCGGCGCCGCCGGTTCCCTCGTCGCGTACGGAGACGGCCAGCCCGCGCGGGATCCGGGCGAGCCGGACGGCGGCGGCGGCCGATCCGCTGTGCTTGGCCGCGTTGGTGAGGGCCTCGGCGACGACGAAGTACGCGGCGGCCTCCACGGCGGCGGGCGCCCGGGACCCGGCGGCACCGTGCGCGTCGAGACCGTCGACGGCGACCGTGACCACAAGCCCGCTGCCCGAGGCGAGCGCATGGACGGCGCCCACCAGACCGCGGTCGGTCAGGATCGGCGGGTGGATGCCCCGGACCACGTGCCGCAGCTCGGCCAGCGCCTCCTCGGCCTGGTCCTGGGCGTCGTCGAGGAGTTTGCGGGCCAGCTCGGGATTGGTCTCGTACGCCCTGCGGGCCATGCCGACGCGCATCGACAGCGCGACCAGTCTGGCCTGGGCGCCGTCGTGCAGATCGCGTTCGATACGGCGCAGTTCGGCGCCGTGCGCGGCGACCGCCCCGGCGCGGGTCTCGGTCAGCTGGGCCACGCGCTGGGCGAGCAGGGCGTTGCGGTGGGCCCCGGGGGTCGGTTCGAGCAGGGCGCGGGACCAGGAGTCGTCGAGGTCGGCGAGGCGTTCGAGGAGCGGAAGGACCCGGGCCCGGCGGCCGAGAGTGCCGCTCCAGAAGCCGTCGATCATCAGCCCGAAGTACCAGACGAAGATCAGGACGAAGAGCAGCGCCCAGCCGAAGACGGCATGGACCAGGAGCCAGCGCAGATCGCGGTAGGTGCCGGGATCCTTGACGACGGTCCGCAGCCGCTCCCCGAGCGAGCCCGTGACCGGGAGGTACGCCTCCCCGACCGGCTCCCCGGACGACCGCGCGATCAGCTTCCGTTTGTAGCCCGCGACGCGCCGCTGGAAGAGCACCGTCTCGGGCAGGGCGCCCGCGCCGACCACCAGGGCCGTGGCGACGGCCGTGAGGATCAGCAGGACACCGTAGAAGATCGTGGCGTACGCCATCAGCAGGGTACGGCCCAGCCGAATCGTCGCCCGGAACGCCCGGCCCACCGTCTCCTCCACGCCGACCAGCGTAGACGACGGGCCCGCGGAGCCCGGGGGCCGGACCGCGGGGTGGAGCGGGCTCCACCCCGGAGCCGGGGGCGGGCCCGCTCGCGCCGGACCCGGTCGGGGAGGCATCGTGGTGGTTCCGGCCCGGGTCACCGCCCGCGCGCCGCCGCTGTCGTAACCCGTACCGAACGGAAGGCCCCCGATCCCGATGAAGCCCGCGCTCTGGTTCCTGCTCTCCGCCTCGCTGGCCGCCGGTTTCGTCAACGACTTCGTCCTTGAGGGCATGGTGCGGAACATGGTGGACGTCGCGGCGGGGGTGGTCATGGTGCTGTCGGGCCTCGCGCTCTATCTGACCCGGTCCACGAAGGCGCGGA is part of the Streptomyces qinzhouensis genome and harbors:
- a CDS encoding ABC transporter permease codes for the protein MRRAVFTIAWSTIKHRKGGFIAAFVALFFGSAVITACGVLLVSGITSGIEPQRYAGVAVVVGGEQSKDIAEDFDPVYPERAGVPATLPDRIAKIPGVRSAVGERTIALSAADRAGSPLDLGDPLYGHGWSSAALAPFELTAGEPPRTGREAVVDADLARETGLRVGDAIRLAVGTTPASYKITGIVDPVGRQVSVFFTDARAAELAPRPDRLTVVGVLAEPGTDAGALADRIAKAVPGTDVRTGRDIGDVEFLDVGQSRGFLIGLSTAFGGTALAVVVFVVSSTLGLGVQQRRRELAMLRAIAATPRQIHKLIGAETLLVSVVGSVLGAAQGFLVADWLRAAFAAIGVLPADFDLAVNPLPAVGSVLLCVLGGRLAGYLAARRIARIKPVDALGESLTEPPRLGRVRLLSGLVLIALGLATAVVLPLVVPGEAALAGAGGSLLVLMIGGALIGPVLVKAVARLLGPLLSRSPVSGYLAAANSVANSRRLSGAVVPLALGAAMALLQISLLSTTQAEAKRQTADGITADYVLTTDRTGTGLSPELTDTVRALPGVAAAMPVTRSQVLLNHQEGEVSRAEPLSAQGIDPAGLRGTLDLDVREGDLTGLSGDTVALSRMAAGTAGLGVGDTADLHLGDGVRKKLKVVAVYGNGLGFGDVTLPHQLLIRHTTNGLNSTLLITAGERADDPTAAGTALGELAERTPALTVETVDSFAAAQQGADSGQSWTSLIANGVLLLYILIAVVNTLVMTVTARGREFAMLRLIGTTARQTRRMMFMESWVVVLTALALGTLISLPPMIGSALALTGRPVPHVEPVVWFAVAGSVALLGWLSTSLPTRSALRAEPVAAAGVRD
- a CDS encoding LuxR C-terminal-related transcriptional regulator, with translation MRVVIAEDNALLREGLVLLLTSAGHEVAAVASTGPEILPALLGHRPDVAVLDVRMPPGFRDEGLRAALTARRELPGLPVLVLSQYVEETYAAELLGDGAAGVGYLLKDRIGRVDEFLDALERVAAGGMALDPEVVTELMNRRLDDPLDSLTPREREVLQLMAEGRDNTTIASLLTVTERSVSKHIGNVFLKLGLSPQGDSGHRRVLAVLAYLNSPSTTRS
- a CDS encoding sensor histidine kinase — encoded protein: MEETVGRAFRATIRLGRTLLMAYATIFYGVLLILTAVATALVVGAGALPETVLFQRRVAGYKRKLIARSSGEPVGEAYLPVTGSLGERLRTVVKDPGTYRDLRWLLVHAVFGWALLFVLIFVWYFGLMIDGFWSGTLGRRARVLPLLERLADLDDSWSRALLEPTPGAHRNALLAQRVAQLTETRAGAVAAHGAELRRIERDLHDGAQARLVALSMRVGMARRAYETNPELARKLLDDAQDQAEEALAELRHVVRGIHPPILTDRGLVGAVHALASGSGLVVTVAVDGLDAHGAAGSRAPAAVEAAAYFVVAEALTNAAKHSGSAAAAVRLARIPRGLAVSVRDEGTGGADESGGSGLTGIRRRVAALDGTVDVTSPAGGPTVIEVELPCVW